Proteins encoded by one window of Engraulis encrasicolus isolate BLACKSEA-1 chromosome 23, IST_EnEncr_1.0, whole genome shotgun sequence:
- the LOC134440140 gene encoding protocadherin gamma-A11-like: MRSFPPFVLEGCVFQTPGAWKWQMRLFIAFVCLAVGAHGQVRYSVPEEMAKGSLVGNIAQDLGLDVKRLKSGRARIFTEDSSEYIGLNADKGTLVVQDKIDREELCAQLSPCSLHFQIILENPMELHRIDVEILDINDNAPVFARKEIDFQISELSLPGTIYALDSAIDPDVELNTLQSYTLNPADHFTLKTMANHDGSKYVEMVLQTPLDREKQDEHKLILTAYDGGNPQKSGTVKINVRVLDANDNAPVFTQSVYRAVLPENAVEGTEVVRVTATDQDHGSNADVTYLFSKSSGSAMDLFHVDPNSGVVTVKGHLDYEKYKQFQLNLEAVDNGGLSHMCKVMIELSDVNDNAPVISVISSSSSIPENSAPETVIAMLNIKDMDSGKNGQVKCTVSRDVPFRITSSSSNFYSLVTDQVLDREKVPEYNITFTATDEGSPPLSTNTTITLKISDVNDNAPFFTRQSFTAHIMENNSPGATIFAVEAKDKDKGNNARVSYFLEESPDNGISPSDCISVNAESGMIVAARSFDYEQIKELTIRVKAQDGGSPPLSSNVSVRIIIQDQNDNAPQILYPVQSSSSVVAEIVPRSADVGYLVTKVVAVDVDSGQNAWLSYKLQKATDRALFEVGAQNGEIRTIRQVTDKDAVKQKLTVIVEDNGQPARSATVNVNVALTDSFPEVLSEFSDFTHDKEYNENLTFYLVLALAVVSFLFIVSIIAILSVKCYRWKRERMFYKSNGQLPVIPYYPPLYADVGGTGTLQHVYNYDMYRTTDSRKSDLKYSGPCSESIISLDARETQTLPHAQRGVKNFETSDDQVRHAILAGCTRA; encoded by the coding sequence ATGCGGTCGTTTCCACCATTCGTGCTGGAAGGATGTGTATTTCAGACTCCCGGAGCCTGGAAATGGCAGATGCGACTCTTCATCGCTTTTGTTTGCCTCGCTGTCGGTGCGCACGGGCAGGTCCGCTATTCTGTTCCCGAGGAGATGGCGAAGGGCTCACTAGTGGGAAATATTGCTCAGGATCTCGGATTGGACGTTAAAAGACTGAAATCGGGGAGAGCCAGGATTTTTACCGAGGACAGTAGTGAGTACATCGGTCTGAATGCAGACAAAGGGACGTTGGTTGTTCAGGataagatagacagagaggagcTGTGTGCCCAGTTGTCTCCCTGCTCGTTGCATTTCCAAATCATTCTGGAAAATCCCATGGAGCTGCATCGTATAGATGTAGAAATTTTGGATATTAATGACAATGCCCCTGTGTTCGCTAGAAAAGAGATAGACTTTCAAATTAGTGAATTATCTCTTCCTGGGACAATTTATGCACTAGACAGTGCAATTGATCCTGATGTCGAATTGAATACGCTCCAAAGCTACACCCTCAATCCAGCAGACCATTTTACACTGAAAACGATGGCAAACCACGATGGTTCGAAATATGTTGAGATGGTACTGCAAACACCTCTAGATAGGGAGAAGCAGGATGAACATAAATTAATATTAACGGCATATGATGGCGGAAATCCACAGAAATCTGGCACTGTTAAGATTAATGTGAGAGTTTTAGATGCAAATGACAACGCGCCTGTATTCACTCAGTCTGTTTACAGAGCTGTATTACCAGAAAATGCTGTCGAAGGCACCGAGGTAGTCAGGGTGACAGCCACTGATCAAGACCATGGGAGCAATGCAGACGTGACGTATTTGTTTTCGAAAAGCTCCGGTAGCGCTATGGATCTTTTTCACGTTGATCCAAACAGCGGTGTGGTCACAGTGAAAGGTCACTTGGATTATGAGAAATATAAACAATTTCAACTAAATTTAGAAGCAGTTGACAATGGTGGATTATCACATATGTGTAAAGTAATGATTGAACTCAGTGATGTTAATGACAACGCCCCAGTTATCAGCGTAATATCGTCATCCAGTTCTATCCCTGAAAACTCAGCACCAGAGACAGTTATAGCGATGTTGAATATAAAAGACATGGATTCAGGGAAAAATGGGCAGGTTAAATGTACAGTTAGTAGAGATGTACCTTTTAGAATCACCTCATCGTCTTCTAATTTCTATTCTTTGGTGACAGATCAGGTTTTAGATCGAGAAAAGGTGCCTGAGTATAACATAACATTTACTGCCACCGACGAAGGCTCTCCCCCTTTGTCTACAAATACAACTATCACATTGAAAATATCCGATGTCAACGATAACGCCCCGTTCTTTACTCGACAGTCTTTCACTGCACATATAATGGAAAATAATTCACCCGGGGCGACCATATTTGCAGTGGAGGCGAAAGACAAGGACAAGGGTAACAATGCGAGAGTCTCTTATTTTCTTGAGGAGTCTCCGGATAATGGGATATCTCCTAGTGACTGCATCTCTGTGAATGCTGAGAGTGGGATGATTGTTGCAGCTCGCTCGTTTGATTATGAACAGATAAAAGAGCTCACCATACGCGTAAAAGCGCAAGACGGAGGCTCGCCACCCCTCAGTAGTAACGTGAGTGTGAGAATTATTATTCAGGATCAGAATGACAATGCGCCACAGATTCTATATCCGGTACAGTCGAGTAGCTCTGTTGTAGCTGAAATAGTACCTCGTTCAGCTGATGTAGGCTACCTGGTCACTAAAGTGGTGGCTGTGGATGTGGACTCTGGTCAGAATGCCTGGCTCTCTTATAAACTACAGAAAGCGACAGACAGGGCTCTGTTTGAAGTGGGCGCACAGAATGGAGAAATAAGAACCATCAGACAGGTGACTGATAAAGATGCTGTGAAGCAAAAACTCACGGTTATTGTGGAGGACAATGGACAGCCCGCTCGTTCTGCTACAGTGAATGTGAATGTCGCTCTGACAGACAGCTTTCCAGAAGTGCTCTCTGAGTTCAGCGATTTTACGCACGACAAGGAGTACAATGAAAATTTGACTTTCTATCTAGTTTTGGCATTAGCTGTCGTGTCATTTCTATTCATCGTGTCCATCATAGCCATACTGTCAGTGAAGTGCTACAGATGGAAACGTGAGAGGATGTTTTACAAATCAAATGGACAGCTCCCCGTCATTCCATACTACCCACCACTTTACGCAGACGTGGGAGGCACTGGCACACTACAGCATGTCTATAACTATGATATGTATAGAACGACAGACTCCAGAAAAAGTGACTTGAAGTACAGTGGGCCTTGCAGTGAAAGCATCATAAGCCTTGATGCCAGGGAGACACAGACACTGCCGCATGCGCAAAGGGGCGTAAAGAATTTTGAGACTTCTGACGACCAGGTGAGacatgccattttggctggttgtACACGTGCCTAA
- the LOC134440656 gene encoding protocadherin gamma-A11-like yields the protein MFPPFVLEGCAFLLPGVWKWQMRLFIAFVCLAVGAHGQVRYSVPEEMAKGSLVGNIAQDLGLDVKRLKSGRARIFTEDSREYIGLNADKGTLVIKDKIDREELCAQLSPCSLHFQIILENPMELHRIDVEILDINDNAPVFSTKEIDFEIIESSLPGTRYALDSANDPDVELNTLQSYTLSPSDQFTLKTMSNHDGSKYVEMVLQAPLDREKQAEHKLILTAYDGGNPQKSGTVKINVRVLDANDNAPVFTQSVYKAVLPENAVKGTEIVIVTATDQDQGPNAEVTYAFSRRSGSVMDLFKVDPISGEITVSGPLDFEKNKQFQLNLEATDKGGLSDRCKVIIELTDVNDNAPVISVISSFSAIPENSASETVIAMLNIKDIDSGKNGQVKCTVSRDVPFRITSSSSNFYSLVTDQVLDREKVPEYNITITATDEGSPPLSTNATITLKISDVNDNAPFFTRQSFTAHIMENNSPGATIIAVEAKDKDKGNNARVSYFLEESPVNGISPSDYISVNAESGMIVAARSFDYEQIKELTLRVKAQDGGSPPLSSNVSVRIIIQDQNDNAPQILYPVQSSGSIVAEIVPRSADIGYLVTKVVAVDVDSGQNAWLSYKLQKATDRALFEVGTQNGEIRTIRQVTDKDAVKQKLTVIVEDNGQPSRSATVNVNVALTDSFPEVLSEFSDFTHDKEYNENLTFYLVLALAVVSFLFIVSIIAILSVKCYRWKRERMFYKSNGQLPVIPYYPPLYADVGGTGTLQHVYNYDMYRTTDSRKSDLKYSGPCSESIISLDARETQTLPHAQRGVKNFESSDDQVRNRIILTKQTVSLHNTAVAR from the coding sequence ATGTTTCCACCATTCGTGCTCGAAGGATGTGCATTCTTGCTCCCCGGGGTCTGGAAATGGCAGATGCGACTCTTCATCGCTTTTGTTTGCCTCGCTGTCGGTGCGCACGGGCAGGTCCGCTATTCTGTTCCCGAGGAGATGGCGAAGGGCTCACTAGTGGGAAATATTGCTCAGGATCTCGGATTGGACGTTAAAAGACTGAAATCGGGGAGAGCCAGGATTTTTACCGAGGACAGTCGTGAGTACATCGGTCTGAATGCAGACAAAGGGACGTTGGTTATTAAGGATAAGATAGACCGAGAGGAGCTGTGTGCCCAGTTGTCTCCCTGCTCGTTGCATTTTCAAATCATTCTGGAAAATCCAATGGAGCTGCATCGTATTGATGTAGAAATTCTAGACATTAACGATAACGCACCAGTGTTCTCAACAAAAGAAATAGATTTTGAAATTATTGAATCGTCTCTTCCGGGTACGAGATACGCACTAGACAGCGCAAATGATCCTGATGTCGAATTGAATACACTGCAAAGCTATACTCTAAGCCCCTCTGACCAATTTACCTTGAAGACCATGTCAAATCACGATGGGTCAAAATATGTGGAGATGGTTTTACAAGCACCTCTAGATAGGGAAAAACAAGCCGAACATAAGTTAATATTAACTGCATATGATGGTGGTAATCCTCAGAAGTCTGGCACTGTTAAAATCAATGTTAGAGTTTTGGATGCAAATGACAACGCCCCTGTATTTACGCAGTCTGTGTATAAAGCTGTATTACCCGAGAATGCTGTTAAAGGCACTGAGATAGTGATAGTGACGGCCACTGATCAAGACCAGGGACCAAATGCAGAGGTCACTTACGCTTTTTCAAGAAGATCCGGTAGCGTTATGGATCTTTTCAAAGTTGATCCCATTAGCGGTGAGATCACGGTGAGTGGCCCTTTAGACTTtgagaaaaacaaacaatttCAACTTAATTTAGAGGCAACAGACAAAGGTGGACTATCGGATAGGTGTAAAGTCATTATTGAGCTCACTGACGTCAATGACAATGCTCCAGTTATAAGCGTAATATCTTCATTCAGCGCCATCCCTGAAAACTCAGCATCAGAGACCGTTATAGCGATGCTGAACATAAAAGATATAGATTCAGGGAAGAATGGGCAGGTGAAATGCACAGTCAGTCGAGATGTACCTTTTAGAATCACGTCATCGTCTTCTAATTTCTATTCTTTGGTGACAGATCAGGTTTTAGATCGAGAAAAGGTGCCCGAGTATAACATAACGATTACTGCTACCGACGAAGGCTCTCCTCCTTTGTCTACAAATGCAACTATAACTCTAAAAATATCTGATGTCAATGATAATGCCCCGTTTTTTACCCGACAGTCTTTCACTGCACATATAATGGAAAATAATTCACCCGGGGCAACCATAATTGCAGTGGAGgcgaaagacaaagacaaaggcaaCAATGCGAGAGTATCGTATTTTCTAGAGGAGTCTCCGGTTAATGGGATATCTCCTAGTGACTACATCTCTGTAAATGCTGAGAGTGGGATGATTGTTGCAGCTCGCTCGTTTGATTATGAACAGATAAAAGAGCTCACCTTACGCGTAAAAGCGCAGGACGGAGGCTCGCCACCCCTCAGTAGTAACGTGAGTGTGAGAATTATTATTCAGGATCAGAATGACAATGCGCCACAGATTCTATATCCGGTGCAGTCAAGTGGCTCTATTGTTGCTGAAATAGTACCTCGTTCAGCTGATATAGGCTACCTGGTCACTAAAGTGGTGGCTGTGGATGTGGACTCTGGGCAGAATGCCTGGCTCTCATATAAACTACAGAAAGCGACAGACAGGGCTTTGTTTGAAGTGGGCACACAGAATGGAGAAATAAGAACCATCAGACAGGTGACTGATAAAGATGCTGTGAAGCAAAAGCTTACGGTCATTGTGGAGGACAACGGACAGCCCTCTCGCTCTGCTACAGTGAATGTCAATGTCGCTCTGACAGACAGCTTTCCAGAAGTGCTCTCTGAATTCAGCGATTTTACGCACGACAAGGAGTACAATGAAAACTTGACTTTCTATCTCGTCTTGGCATTAGCTGTAGTGTCATTTCTATTCATCGTGTCCATCATAGCCATATTGTCAGTGAAGTGCTACAGATGGAAACGTGAGAGGATGTTTTATAAATCAAATGGACAGCTCCCGGTTATTCCATACTACCCACCACTTTACGCAGACGTGGGAGGCACTGGCACACTACAGCATGTCTATAACTATGATATGTATAGAACGACAGACTCCAGAAAAAGTGATTTGAAGTACAGTGGGCCTTGCAGCGAAAGCATCATAAGCCTTGATGCTAGAGAAACACAGACTCTGCCGCATGCGCAAAGGGGCGTAAAGAATTTTGAGTCTTCAGACGACCAGGTGAGGAATCGTATCATTTTGACCAAGCAGACCGTTTCTCTTCATAACACTGCAGTTGCAcgttaa
- the LOC134440655 gene encoding protocadherin gamma-A11-like: MAALCGEDTKRATSIPKSRPWQTHILVLVFFVVEVARGQVRYSIPEEMTKGSVVGNIVQDLGLDIKRLKSGRARIFTDDSREYIGLNADKGTLVVKERIDREELCAKVTPCSLHFQIILDNPMEFHRIDVEILDINDNAPAFNKKEMNFQISELAVPGARYSLDSAKDADVASNALQSYTLQQNNHFTLKTITRPDNTKYAEMVLKSPLDRETNEEHRLLLTAYDGGDPQKSGTIRINIVVLDANDNAPAFTQSLYRVSVPENTLKGTVMLTVSATDADQGTNGEVVYSLSQSSDSISDLFDINADTGDIIVNGLIDFEKSKTYELNVEATDKGGLTDTSKVLIDVLDVNDNAPVISVISFSNPVPEDAVPETVIAILNVKDVDSDKNGRVKCSIDSNSPFQIKPSSSNLYSLVTDGILDRERESEYNITVTATDEGSPSLSTNKTMTLKISDVNDNPPLFPQKSYTAYITENNSAGVSIFAVEALDKDAGNNARVSYFLDESSVNGVPASEYVTVNAESGVIVAARSFDYEQIKEFHIRVKSQDGGSPPLSSNASVKIIIQDLNDNSPQILYPVQTSGSVLAEIVPRSVDAGYLVTKVVAVDVDSGQNAWLSYNLQKTTDRALFEVGAQNGEIRTIRQVTDKDAIKQKLTVIVEDNGQPSRSATVTLNVALADSFPEVLSEFTDFTHDKEYNENLTFYLVLALAVVSFLFIVSIIAILSVKCFRWRRERMFYKSNGNLPVIPYYPPLYADVGGTGTLQHVYNYEVCRTTDSRKSDLKYNQPCSQSMISLDSTGTQTLTHRQMDKLILDDTEKGRC; this comes from the exons ATGGCGGCTCTTTGTGGTGAGGATACAAAGAGAGCCACCTCGATACCGAAGAGTCGGCCATGGCAGACTCACATCCTCGTGCTGGTTTTCTTTGTTGTGGAGGTTGCTCGTGGCCAAGTCCGGTATTCTATTCCagaggaaatgacaaaaggatctGTTGTGGGGAATATCGTTCAAGATCTTGGTTTGGATATAAAGAGGTTAAAGTCCGGACGGGCGAGGATCTTTACCGATGATAGCCGTGAGTACATCGGCCTGAATGCAGATAAAGGCACGCTGGTTGTGAAAGAGAGAATAGACCGAGAGGAGCTGTGCGCAAAAGTAACCCCTTGCTCTTTACATttccaaatcattttggataatccTATGGAGTTTCACCGTATAGATGTAGAGATTTTAGACATCAATGATAATGCTCCGGCTTTTAATAAGAAAGAAATGAATTTTCAGATTAGCGAATTGGCAGTGCCGGGTGCAAGATACTCGCTTGACAGTGCGAAAGATGCTGATGTTGCATCAAATGCTTTGCAGTCGTACACTCTGCAGCAAAATAATCATTTTACATTAAAGACCATAACTCGCCCAGATAATACAAAATACGCAGAGATGGTGCTGAAATCACCTCTAGACAGAGAGACGAATGAGGAACATAGATTATTATTAACTGCGTATGATGGTGGCGACCCACAAAAATCTGGAACAATCAGAATTAATATTGTTGTTCTGGATGCAAACGACAATGCACCAGCTTTTACGCAGTCACTTTACAGAGTGTCTGTGCCTGAAAACACGTTAAAAGGCACGGTTATGTTGACAGTTAGTGCGACAGATGCAGACCAGGGAACAAATGGAGAGGTGGTTTATTCTTTGTCACAGAGCAGCGACAGCATTTCTGACCTCTTTGATATCAATGCAGACACGGGGGACATTATCGTCAACGGACTAATAGACTTCGAAAAATCAAAAACATATGAATTAAATGTAGAGGCAACCGACAAAGGAGGGTTAACAGATACTAGTAAAGTCCTTATTGATGTGTTAGATGTAAACGACAACGCCCCTGTTATCAGCGTAATCTCCTTCTCCAACCCAGTGCCCGAGGATGCTGTGCCAGAGACGGTCATCGCCATCCTCAACGTAAAAGATGTCGATTCTGACAAAAACGGGCGAGTGAAATGTAGTATTGACTCAAATTCACCTTTTCAAATAAAACCATCAAGTTCCAATTTATACAGTTTGGTTACTGATGGCATTTTGGACCGAGAAAGGGAGTCTGAGTATAACATTACTGTCACAGCTACAGATGAAGGCTCGCCCTCGTtgtcaacaaacaaaacaatgacGCTGAAAATATCTGATGTAAATGacaacccccctctctttccccaaaAGTCATACACAGCTTACATTACGGAGAACAACTCAGCAGGGGTGTCCATATTTGCTGTAGAAGCACTGGACAAAGACGCAGGTAATAACGCGCGTGTATCCTATTTCCTCGACGAATCTAGTGTTAATGGCGTGCCTGCGTCAGAATACGTCACTGTGAATGCAGAGAGCGGCGTGATTGTGGCTGCTCGTTCTTTTGATTATGAGCAAATAAAGGAATTCCACATTCGAGTGAAGTCACAAGACGGAGGCTCGCCGCCTCTCAGTAGCAACGCAAGTGTCAAAATAATTATTCAAGACTTGAACGATAATTCCCCACAGATTCTTTATCCAGTGCAGACTAGTGGCTCTGTGCTGGCTGAGATTGTGCCTCGCTCAGTAGATGCTGGCTACCTAGTTACTAAAGTGGTAGCCGTGGATGTGGACTCTGGCCAGAACGCCTGGCTCTCATATAACCTACAAAAAACAACAGACAGGGCTCTGTTTGAAGTGGGCGCACAGAATGGTGAAATAAGAACTATTCGCCAAGTGACTGATAAAGATGCTATTAAGCAGAAGCTCACTGTCATTGTGGAGGACAACGGACAGCCCTCTCGCTCTGCTACGGTCACGCTTAACGTGGCTTTGGCTGACAGCTTTCCAGAAGTGCTCTCTGAATTCACAGATTTTACGCACGACAAGGAGTATAATGAAAACCTGACATTTTATTTAGTTCTTGCTCTTGCTGTAGTATCTTTTCTGTTCATCGTGTCCATCATAGCCATACTGTCAGTGAAATGCTTCAGATGGAGACGTGAGAGGATGTTTTATAAGTCCAATGGAAATCTCCCAGTCATTCCATACTACCCACCACTTTACGCAGACGTGGGAGGAACTGGTACTCTTCAGCACGTTTATAACTACGAAGTCTGCAGAACCACCGACTCTAGAAAAAGTGACTTGAAGTATAACCAGCCATGTAGTCAGAGCATGATTAGCCTGGACAGCACTGGAACGCAAACTCTTACGCACAGGCAAATGGACAAACTCATCCTTGATGATACTGAAAAG GGACGCTGTTGA
- the LOC134440139 gene encoding protocadherin gamma-A11-like encodes MGSLCCGDVFRHIGSLWTLVLVFVCIERGAHGQVRYSVPEEMTKGSLVGNIAQDLGLDIKRLKSGRARIFTEDSREYIGLNADKGTLVVKERIDREELCAQVTPCSLHFQIILDNPMELHRVDVEILDINDHAPSFSRKEIQFQISESAVPGARYSLDSAHDPDVGVNTLQTYTLHPSDHFTLKTISRQDGSKYVEMVLQTLLDREKQDQLNLVLTALDGGSPQKSGTVKISVSVLDANDNAPVFSEAVYRVSLAENITKGSTVLRVSASDKDIGANSDITYAFAQSSGKALDVFSIDSKTGDIVVNGPLDFEKTKQYELNVEAVDSGDLTDTSNVLIEVLDVNDNAPVINVISFSGFIPEDAAPETVIAMFNVKDIDAGKNGQVKCSIHKDLPFRIVSTSNNFYSLVTDQIFNREMMAEYNITITATDGGSPPFSASKTMTLKISDVNDNAPVFQQPSYTAYIMENNSPGVSIFTLTASDKDTGNNARVSYFLEDISVTGMSPSDYVTIHAESGQITAVKSFDYEQIKELRVCVKAQDGGSPPLSSNVTVKIVIQDQNDNAPQILYPVQTSGSLVAEMVPRTADVGYLVSKVVAVDVDSGQNAWLSYKLQKAGERALFDVGAQNGEIRTIRQVTDKDAVKQKLTVIVEDNGQPSRSATVNVNVALADSFPDALSEFGDFTHDKEYNDNLTFYLVLALAVVSFLFIVSIIAILSVKCYRWRRDRMLYKSNGNLPVIPYYPPLYADVGGTGTLQHVYNYEVCRTTDSRKSDLKYGRPSQSMMSLDSTGTLTLPHALKNLANTDTTEHEVSSVVYQDTTCGCILLTVFLSCF; translated from the coding sequence ATGGGGAGTCTTTGTTGTGGCGATGTCTTTCGACATATTGGCTCTTTATGGACGCTAGTACTCGTTTTTGTCTGCATTGAAAGGGGTGCGCACGGGCAGGTCCGCTATTCTGTTCCCGAGGAGATGACAAAGGGCTCTCTAGTGGGAAATATCGCGCAGGATCTCGGATTGGATATAAAACGACTGAAATCTGGCCGAGCACGGATCTTTACCGAGGATAGCCGTGAGTACATCGGTCTGAATGCAGATAAAGGCACGCTGGTTGTGAAAGAGAGAATAGACAGAGAGGAGCTTTGCGCACAGGTCACTCCCTGCTCTTTGCATTTCCAAATTATTCTAGACAATCCAATGGAGTTGCATCGTGTTGATGTAGAAATACTAGATATTAATGACCACGCTCCTAGTTTTTCTAGGAAAGAAATACAATTTCAAATTAGCGAGTCTGCTGTTCCGGGTGCAAGATATTCTTTGGATAGTGCACACGACCCCGATGTAGGCGTGAATACGCTGCAGACATATACCCTCCATCCGTCCGATCATTTTACCTTAAAGACAATATCCCGGCAGGATGGCTCTAAATATGTCGAAATGGTTTTGCAGACACTGCTTGACAGAGAGAAACAAGATCAGCTTAATTTGGTATTGACCGCATTAGATGGCGGAAGCCCACAGAAATCTGGCACTGTCAAAATAAGTGTGTCGGTTTTGGATGCAAACGACAATGCGCCTGTATTTAGTGAGGCTGTTTATCGAGTGTCTCTGGCAGAGAATATAACAAAGGGCTCCACTGTCCTTAGAGTGAGCGCAAGTGACAAAGACATAGGCGCAAACAGCGATATTACATATGCCTTTGCGCAAAGCTCTGGCAAAGCATTGGATGTGTTCAGTATCGATTCAAAAACTGGCGACATTGTTGTGAATGGTCCTTTAgattttgaaaaaacaaaacaatatgaaTTGAACGTTGAAGCTGTAGACAGTGGAGATTTAACTGATACCAGCAACGTTTTAATTGAGGTACTTGATGTAAATGATAATGCCCCAGTTATTAATGTGATATCTTTCTCTGGTTTTATTCCCGAAGACGCTGCCCCAGAGACTGTTATCGCCATGTTTAATGTAAAAGATATAGATGCGGGAAAGAATGGGCAAGTGAAGTGCTCTATTCACAAAGATTTACCTTTCAGAATAGTATCAACATCCAACAATTTTTATAGTCTGGTCACGGATCAGATATTCAATCGCGAAATGATGGCTGAATACAATATAACCATCACAGCTACTGACGGAGGCTCACCCCCCTTCTCCGCCAGTAAGACAATGACACTGAAAATATCAGACGTCAACGACAATGCGCCAGTTTTTCAGCAACCGTCATACACGGCATATATCATGGAAAATAACTCACCTGGCGTCTCCATATTTACGCTTACAGCCAGTGACAAGGACACGGGTAATAATGCTCGTGTGTCTTACTTCCTCGAAGACATCTCTGTCACAGGAATGTCGCCATCAGATTATGTGACAATACACGCAGAAAGTGGGCAGATTACCGCTGTGAAGTCTTTTGATTATGAGCAAATAAAAGAATTACGCGTGTGCGTAAAGGCGCAGGACGGAGGCTCCCCTCCGCTCAGCAGTAATGTGACTGTGAAAATAGTTATTCAGGACCAGAATGACAACGCACCTCAGATTCTCTATCCAGTGCAGACAAGTGGCTCTCTTGTGGCTGAAATGGTGCCTCGCACAGCAGATGTAGGCTACCTCGTCTCCAAAGTGGTCGCTGTTGATGTGGACTCTGGGCAGAATGCCTGGCTCTCATACAAGTTGCAGAAGGCAGGTGAGAGGGCTCTGTTTGACGTGGGGGCACAAAATGGAGAAATAAGAACTATCAGACAGGTGACTGATAAAGATGCTGTGAAACAAAAGCTCACTGTCATTGTGGAAGATAACGGACAGCCCTCTCGCTCAGCTACAGTGAATGTCAACGTGGCTTTAGCTGACAGCTTCCCTGACGCACTGTCAGAATTTGGTGACTTTACGCACGACAAGGAATACAACGACAACCTCACGTTTTATCTGGtgttggcattagctgtggtgtcATTTCTATTCATCGTGTCCATCATAGCCATACTGTCAGTAAAGTGCTACAGATGGAGACGTGACCGGATGTTGTACAAGTCCAACGGAAACCTCCCCGTTATTCCATACTACCCACCCCTTTACGCAGACGTAGGGGGCACAGGTACCCTACAGCACGTGTACAACTATGAGGTGTGCAGAACAACTGATTCTAGAAAGAGTGATCTGAAATATGGCAGACCTAGCCAGAGTATGATGAGTCTGGATTCCACTGGAACACTTACGCTGCCGCATGCGCTGAAGAATCTCGCAAATACTGACACTACAGAGCACGAGGTGAGCTCAGTTGTGTACCAGGATACCACGTGTGGCTGCATATTGTTAACTGTTTTTTTGTCATGCTTCTAA